The nucleotide sequence AACATTAATAATAAAGGAATAAAAGTGGTGAACGAAGATGCAGGTTTTGTTTGGATAGAAGCGCAAGCTGGCGAAATTTGGCACGAATTTGTATTGCATACACTTGCTGAAAACTTAGGCGGATTGGAAAATTTATCGCTCATTCCAGGAAAAGTAGGCTCCTCTCCTATTCAAAACATTGGTGCGTATGGAGTGGAAATTAAAGATACTTTTCACAGCTTAACTGCTTTGAATCTGGAAACTTTGGAAACAGAAACTTTTTCTGCTACCGATTGCGAATTTGGTTACCGCGAAAGTGTTTTTAAAAACAAACTGAAAGATAAATATATCATTACATCGGTTACGTTTAAACTAAAAAAAGCACCACATATGCTGCATACATCTTATGGAGCCATTCAACATGAATTGGAGCTTATGAACGTATCAAACCCAACCATTAAAGATGTGAGCAATGCGGTAATTGCCATTCGTCAATCAAAATTACCCGACCCAAAAGAAATTGGCAACAGCGGCAGTTTCTTTAAAAATCCGATTATTGACAAAAGTTTGTATCAATCTTTAGTAGAAAAAAATCCGGATATTCCGCATTATCCAGTAAACGAATCTCAGGTAAAAGTGCCTGCAGGTTGGCTTATTGAACAAGCCGGTTTAAAAGGCTATCGTAAAGGCGATGCAGGCGTACATGCGAAACAAGCTTTGGTTTTGGTGAATTATGGCAATGCAACAGGTGAAGAATTGATTAATCTGGCTAAATACGTGCAAGCAACTGTTTTAGAAAAATTTGGTATTGAAATCAGTCCTGAAGTGAATATTATTTAATTTTTAAACTTGTAGGAAGTTCACATTTAAAGTATTTTTGCAGCTATTTAAAACATCCTATGGCATTAACATTACTTTATATTTTAGCAGGTTTATTTATTTTTTTACTGATCTACTATTTAGGGATTTTTTCTGGTTCGGTTTTTTCTAAACCCCACGAGAATAATGCAAAGCGCATTCCTATTTCGGTAATTGTATATGCTAAAAACCACGCGGAAGAATTGCGGAATTTATTGCCCGTGCTCCTCAATCAAAACTACCATCAATTTGAATTAGTTTTGGTAAACAACGCTTCTACCGATGACACCTTGCACTTGATGAAAGAATATGCCTTAATGTATCCAAATATTCGGGTGGTTGATGTTTTGAACAATGAAGCCTTCTGGGGCAATAAAAAATATGCCACTACATTGGGCATAAAAGCCAGTAAATATGAATATTTAGTGTGTATTGATGCCGATAAAAAAATACTTTCTAATAATTGGCTGGTGCAGTTAACCTCGCATTTCACCTTAAACAAAACCATTGTGTTAGGAACTTTTTCTTACATTAAAAAGAAAGGTTTGTTCAACAAATGGTTCCGTTTTTTTCATACCATGCAACACCTACAAGCGGCTGCCCATACCAAAATAAGTGCACCTTACAGCTTAAATTTGCAACAAATCGCCTTTAAAAAAGAAGATTTTTACAGTGTAAACGGTTTTATTTCGCATATACAAAAACCACTGTTTATGAACGAACATTTTGTAAACGATGCAGCCACTTCTAAAAACACCATCATGTGCGAACATCCCGATGCAATGATCGCTGTGGCACCCATGAACCGAAAAGTATTCAATATTTTTAAAAATCAACAAATTAAACTTTTAGCATCTTTCAAAGGCAGTACTTCTTTTAAAATAAAGCTTTTCAACTTGTTGCAATTTTTGTTTTTTGCCACAGCTTTGGCTTCCTTTGCCACACTAAGTTTTTGGTACATTACACTAGGAATTGTATTGCTGCGCATGCTTATTTTATGGATCATTTTCGCAAAAGCAGCTAAAAAATTAAAATACACCGATTTGGCATTTTACTTTCCATTGTTCGATATGTTTTATATCTTTATACAAATTCAATTGTTTTTAGGGAATTTATTCCGTAAATCTAAATCGTAAATTGGCATTGAAACCCAAACAAGAAACCGAAACATTGATCGAAAGCGCAAAAATGGGAAGCCAAAAAGCTTTCACCACTTTGCTTGATATTTATTGGACAGAAGTGTATCATTTTATACTGAAAAGAACGGAAAATGAAACCGACGCAGAAGATATTACCATTGAAACTTTTGCCAAAGCGTTTGATAAAATCACTTCGTATAAAACTGAATTTCAGTTTAATACATGGCTAATCACAATTGCCAAAAATGTACATATCGATTTAATAAGAAAGCGAAAATCCAATCAATTTATTAATTTGAATGAAGAAGAAGCGTTTTTATTTGATATTTTAGAAGATGATGATTCTTTGGAAGACCAATTGATTTACGAACAAAATTTGGCTACTTTAAAGCATTGCATCAAACAATTGAAACCGCATTACCAACAGATTATTCAGTTACGCTATTTTCAGGAACGTACTTACAACGAAATTGCCGAAATCATTCATGAACCTTTGAACAACGTAAAAATTAAGATTTTACGCGCCAAAAAATTGCTGACCGAATTAATTAAAAAGCAAAAAACAGGGCTTTAAACCCTGCTCTTTTATTTCAATAAAACTTGTTTTAATTCCTCTAAACTAACATTTTGTTGTTCGCCTGAATGAAGATTTTTCAAGGCAAAAATGTTTTGCTGCATTTCGGTTTCGCCTACAATTACTGCATATTTAATTCCTTTTTTCTCAGCAAACTGAAACTGTTTTGCCATTTTGGTTTTATCAGGATACAATTCCGCATTAATTCCTGCTTCGCGCAAACCACGAATCACTTTCAAACAGTATTTAGCTTCGTTGTCGCCAAAGTTCAAGAACAACACATCGGTCACGTTGGAAACCGTTTCTGGGAAAGCATTCAATTCTTCGATCACCAGATAAATCCTATCTAAACCAAACGAAATACCAACACCGCTCATGTTTTTCAAACCAAAAATTCCGGTTAAATCATCGTAACGACCACCGCCTCCAATTGATCCCAACTTCACGGTTTCTGGTGCAGCTACTTCAAAAATAGCTCCGGTGTAATAATTCAATCCACGCGCCAATGTAACATCTAGATTCAATGTAGCCGATTTTAAGCCTAATTCTTCCACGGTTTCGCAAATAAATGTCAACTCATCAACGCCTTTGGTTCCTTCAACCGATGACGCCAACAATTCGCGTAATTGATTCAGTTTTTCCGTTAACGATCCTTTGAAATTAAATAACGGTTGTACTTTAACCAAAGCTTCTTCAGAAATTCCTTTCGCCAGCATTTCTGCTTTCACGCCGTCTTCGCCAATTTTATCCAATTTATCCAAAGCCACGGTGAAATCAATCAATTTATCGCTTGCACCAATCACCTCGGCAATTCCTGATAATACTTTTCGGTTATTGATTTTAATGGTAACACCTTCTACTTTTAAATCGGTAAAAACGGCATCGTAAAGTTGCACCAATTCCACTTCTTGCCATAAAGAGGTAGAGCCCACCACATCGGCATCGCATTGGTAAAACTCGCGATAACGCCCTTTTTGCGGACGATCGGCACGCCAAACCGGCTGAATTTGATAGCGTTTAAAAGGAAACTCCAACTCATTTTGGTGTTGTACCACAAAACGTGCAAACGGAACCGTTAAATCATAACGCAACGCTTTTTCGGATATTTGTGAGGTAATTTTCAAGCTGTTTTTTGCTTGCAAAAACTCTTCATTGGTTTTAGCCAAAAAATCACCCGAATTTAAAATTTTAAAAATTAAACGGTCGCCTTCTTCCCCGTATTTTCCCATTAAAGTCTCAGAATTTTCAAACGAAGGTGTTTCTATTGGTTGAAAACCGCTGCGTTCAAAATGTTTTTTTATAACCGACATGATGTATTGACGCTTTGCTACTTCGATCGGAGAAAAATCTCTTGTTCCTTTGGGAATACTTGGTTTTTGTGCCATTTTAATTTTTTTTAATATCAATTATCCGCAAGGTTTTGAAACCTTATAGGTTTTCTTTTGAATGGATACCTACAAAGCCGTGAAGATCTTACAGAATTATTAGTTTATGCAAATATAGTGGTTATAGACTGAAAGTTGTAAAATGAAAAGTCAAAAGTTTATTGATTTGCAGCACTTGCTTTCATCATTCGATCGTTCTGAATAAAATCTTTTTTTAGTTCGATGATTTTGAAATATTCCGAAACCATTTCTAGCATTTCATTTCCTAAATACTGATTGATTTCAAAAAACAACATTCCGTTTTCAGTTAAACTTTTGTATGCCAATTGGCTAATTTTTCGATAAAAAACCAACGGATCGTTATCATCTACAAACAAAGCCAAATGCGGTTCGTGCTGTAAAACGTTTTCGTTTATTTCTGCTTTTTCCAAATTTCGAACATAAGGCGGATTGGAAATAATGAGATCATAAGCATCCAATTGTTCTGTTTGCAAAATATCTTGTTGAATAAAAGTTACGTCAGCTTTTAGATTGATTGCATTTTCCTGCGCAATTTTTAAAGCATCAACCGAAACATCGATCGCAAAAACCTCAGCAAACGGAAATTCTTTTTTAATGGTTATGGGAATACAACCTGTTCCTGTACCAATATCCAGCACACGCCAAGCCTTTTGAGGTTGCTTTTTCATTTCGGTTAAAACCCAATCTACCAATTCTTCGGTTTCTGGTCGGGGAATCAATGTTGCCGGCGAAACCTTAAAATCGTATCCAAAAAAATTAGCCTGTTGCGTAATATATTGTATGGGTTCGTTATTTTGCAAACGATTAAAAACTTCGTCTATTTTTTGCTGATTTTCAACTAAAACGGATTCATTTCCGTTCAAAACAACATCAACTTTGTTGTAATTCAACACAAATTCCATCGATAAATAAAACAAATTCAAACGCTCTGTTTCATCATAAAAAGCAGGAAGTTGGTTTAGAAATCGTTTTTTATAGTCGTTTACTGTCATCTTTTCTTAATTTTGTAAAAAAATCGCCATGCACACACACGAACAGTTTATGCACCGTGCTTTGTTTATTGCACAAAAAGGTTTGCCCGCTGCCATGCCCAATCCGTCGGTTGGTGCTGTAATTGTTCACAAAGATACAATTATTGGCGAAGGTGCAACGAGTGCTTTTGGCGGATCTCATGCCGAAGTAAATGCCATTAATTCTGTTAAAAATAAAGAGCTGTTAAAAGAAAGCACTCTTTACGTTACGCTAGAACCTTGCAGTCATTACGGAAAAACGCCGCCTTGTGCTGACTTAATCGTGAAAATGCAAATTCCAAATGTGGTGATTGGGTGTGTGGATCCGTATAAAGAAGTTGCCGGTAAAGGCATCGAAAAACTGAAAAATGCCGGTGTACATGTTATTGTTGGCGTTTTAGAAAAGAAATGCATCGACAGCAACCAACGATTTTTTACATTTATTCAGAAAAAAAGACCTTACATTATCTTAAAATGGGCCACATCAGCCGATGGATTTGTTGCTCCGTTAGAGAAAAACGAACAAAAACCTATTTGGATTTCGAACCATTATTCGCGACAATTAACGCACAAATGGCGCAGTGAAGAAATGGCTATTTTGGTGGGAACCAGAACCGTTTTAGATGATAATCCTTCATTGACTACCCGAGATTTTATTGGAAAGAATCCGGTTAGAATTTATATTGATGCCAACCATAAAATCGATGCTTCGTTTGCAATTACTAATTCTGCTAGTAAAACCATTTGCTTGTGTGCCGAATTTCCTCTGCATCCACAAGATAAAATCATTTATAAAAAGATTGATTTTAAGGATTTACCTGCCGAAGTCAATAGCATTTGTGTGGAAGAAAACATTCAATCGATCATTATTGAAGGTGGAACACACACTTTACAACAATTTATTGATGCAGCATCATGGGACGAAGCACGAGTCTTTAAAAGTGATGTAGTTTTGAAAGAAGGTGTAAAAGCACCTGAATTAAAAAAGGCTGTTTCTATACGTGTCACGACTATTCAGAATGATTTTTTAACGTTTTACACCCCTTCAAAATAATGATTGACACCTATAAAACCATAGAAAAACCAAGCGATGAAGTGTTATTTAAAGAAAAAAACAGCAAGTTTTTCGGTTATGCCTTTCCCGTGCGGTCTGAAAATGAGGTGAAAGAAGTTATAGATCAACTCAAAAAACAGCACCACGCAGCAAGGCATTGGTGTTATGCTTATCAAATAGGTACAAAAACAAAAAATTATCGAGCCAATGACGATGGGGAACCAAATAATAGTGCTGGAATGCCCATTTACGGACAAATACAATCGTTTGATGTTACCAACGTGCTAGTAGTTGTGGTTCGGTATTTTGGTGGTGTAAAATTGGGTGTGGGCGGTTTGATAACAGCTTACAAAACCGGAGCACAAATGGCTTTAGAAGCGTCTGAAATTGTTGAAAAAACAATAAACACGCACTTTTTTATTCGGTTTGATTATAAAAACATGAATAAAGTAATGCGTGTTATTAAAGAAAAAAACTTAAATATCGAACGTCAAGTTTTAGAATTAGATTGTTTGATTGAAATTTCATGCAGACTCACTCAGAAAGAAGAAATTTTTAATGCTTTTCATCAATTTTTTGAGGTATCAATCACCGAAAAAGAAGATTAAAGCGATTGTACTATTTTCAACAGATTCACAGATGAAAATATAACAAGGTCAACATACTATTGATGTGAATAATCCGTGAATCTGTGGCAATTTCAATTAATCGTATTTAAAATTCAGCAACTGTTCCTCTACCAACATTCTAAATCCATCTGAATCTAATCGGGTACTTTCATTCATAAAATCCATCATGTGCAGCGCAAAGTAAGGAGCTTTATTTTTAGGAAGGCTATAATTTTCATATAAAAAATCAGGTGAATAAACTTTTAAAAACCGTTCCATTGACTGAATTTCACGCTCAACCGATAGCGCTTTTTTATTCGTTTTTGCTCTCCCTGTAAGCTTATTTACAAAACCATCCATTTTAATATTTCCCGTAGCCGAGCTTTTGTCGTTGTAGGTTATTTGTCGGTCTATTTTCACATTTCGTTCCGCCTTTGTAAGTTGTTTAGATGTTCCAAGTCCCAATTTATTATTCATATTGGTGTATTCAATTTCCACTTCATCCAAAACCGTAGTTTCGGTTAATAAAATGTTTAGCGACTGCCTATCAATAATTTTTTGAGATATTTCAATAGTTTCAACTAAATTTTTGTTGATATAAAATGTTAAGCGATCACTTTGTTTTAATTGAAAGGTTTGATATACATTTTCGCCCATCTGCACAATTGGTTCATTATTCAACTGAATTGAAATCGTGCTTTTTTGTGTAGGCTTGTACAAACGTGCTTTCACCTTAACAGGCACTTGTGCAAAAGTCACTGCCGACACAAAAAGAAACAGAATTAAAATTAATTTTTTCATACTTATTTATTTTTCATAAAATGTACAAA is from Paenimyroides aestuarii and encodes:
- the murB gene encoding UDP-N-acetylmuramate dehydrogenase, with product MQFNQSLKTYNTFGIDVQATAFVNITSVDQLKQVICENNNKLPLFILSGGSNMLLTKNVDALVLNINNKGIKVVNEDAGFVWIEAQAGEIWHEFVLHTLAENLGGLENLSLIPGKVGSSPIQNIGAYGVEIKDTFHSLTALNLETLETETFSATDCEFGYRESVFKNKLKDKYIITSVTFKLKKAPHMLHTSYGAIQHELELMNVSNPTIKDVSNAVIAIRQSKLPDPKEIGNSGSFFKNPIIDKSLYQSLVEKNPDIPHYPVNESQVKVPAGWLIEQAGLKGYRKGDAGVHAKQALVLVNYGNATGEELINLAKYVQATVLEKFGIEISPEVNII
- a CDS encoding glycosyltransferase → MALTLLYILAGLFIFLLIYYLGIFSGSVFSKPHENNAKRIPISVIVYAKNHAEELRNLLPVLLNQNYHQFELVLVNNASTDDTLHLMKEYALMYPNIRVVDVLNNEAFWGNKKYATTLGIKASKYEYLVCIDADKKILSNNWLVQLTSHFTLNKTIVLGTFSYIKKKGLFNKWFRFFHTMQHLQAAAHTKISAPYSLNLQQIAFKKEDFYSVNGFISHIQKPLFMNEHFVNDAATSKNTIMCEHPDAMIAVAPMNRKVFNIFKNQQIKLLASFKGSTSFKIKLFNLLQFLFFATALASFATLSFWYITLGIVLLRMLILWIIFAKAAKKLKYTDLAFYFPLFDMFYIFIQIQLFLGNLFRKSKS
- a CDS encoding RNA polymerase sigma factor, which translates into the protein MGSQKAFTTLLDIYWTEVYHFILKRTENETDAEDITIETFAKAFDKITSYKTEFQFNTWLITIAKNVHIDLIRKRKSNQFINLNEEEAFLFDILEDDDSLEDQLIYEQNLATLKHCIKQLKPHYQQIIQLRYFQERTYNEIAEIIHEPLNNVKIKILRAKKLLTELIKKQKTGL
- the hisS gene encoding histidine--tRNA ligase; the encoded protein is MAQKPSIPKGTRDFSPIEVAKRQYIMSVIKKHFERSGFQPIETPSFENSETLMGKYGEEGDRLIFKILNSGDFLAKTNEEFLQAKNSLKITSQISEKALRYDLTVPFARFVVQHQNELEFPFKRYQIQPVWRADRPQKGRYREFYQCDADVVGSTSLWQEVELVQLYDAVFTDLKVEGVTIKINNRKVLSGIAEVIGASDKLIDFTVALDKLDKIGEDGVKAEMLAKGISEEALVKVQPLFNFKGSLTEKLNQLRELLASSVEGTKGVDELTFICETVEELGLKSATLNLDVTLARGLNYYTGAIFEVAAPETVKLGSIGGGGRYDDLTGIFGLKNMSGVGISFGLDRIYLVIEELNAFPETVSNVTDVLFLNFGDNEAKYCLKVIRGLREAGINAELYPDKTKMAKQFQFAEKKGIKYAVIVGETEMQQNIFALKNLHSGEQQNVSLEELKQVLLK
- the prmC gene encoding peptide chain release factor N(5)-glutamine methyltransferase, with translation MTVNDYKKRFLNQLPAFYDETERLNLFYLSMEFVLNYNKVDVVLNGNESVLVENQQKIDEVFNRLQNNEPIQYITQQANFFGYDFKVSPATLIPRPETEELVDWVLTEMKKQPQKAWRVLDIGTGTGCIPITIKKEFPFAEVFAIDVSVDALKIAQENAINLKADVTFIQQDILQTEQLDAYDLIISNPPYVRNLEKAEINENVLQHEPHLALFVDDNDPLVFYRKISQLAYKSLTENGMLFFEINQYLGNEMLEMVSEYFKIIELKKDFIQNDRMMKASAANQ
- the ribD gene encoding bifunctional diaminohydroxyphosphoribosylaminopyrimidine deaminase/5-amino-6-(5-phosphoribosylamino)uracil reductase RibD; protein product: MHTHEQFMHRALFIAQKGLPAAMPNPSVGAVIVHKDTIIGEGATSAFGGSHAEVNAINSVKNKELLKESTLYVTLEPCSHYGKTPPCADLIVKMQIPNVVIGCVDPYKEVAGKGIEKLKNAGVHVIVGVLEKKCIDSNQRFFTFIQKKRPYIILKWATSADGFVAPLEKNEQKPIWISNHYSRQLTHKWRSEEMAILVGTRTVLDDNPSLTTRDFIGKNPVRIYIDANHKIDASFAITNSASKTICLCAEFPLHPQDKIIYKKIDFKDLPAEVNSICVEENIQSIIIEGGTHTLQQFIDAASWDEARVFKSDVVLKEGVKAPELKKAVSIRVTTIQNDFLTFYTPSK
- a CDS encoding IMPACT family protein produces the protein MIDTYKTIEKPSDEVLFKEKNSKFFGYAFPVRSENEVKEVIDQLKKQHHAARHWCYAYQIGTKTKNYRANDDGEPNNSAGMPIYGQIQSFDVTNVLVVVVRYFGGVKLGVGGLITAYKTGAQMALEASEIVEKTINTHFFIRFDYKNMNKVMRVIKEKNLNIERQVLELDCLIEISCRLTQKEEIFNAFHQFFEVSITEKED